Proteins found in one Aethina tumida isolate Nest 87 chromosome 1, icAetTumi1.1, whole genome shotgun sequence genomic segment:
- the LOC109601553 gene encoding protein wntless, with protein MPGTILENLSGRKLNVLVAILLVFQVACFLVGLIAPSPANFQNIYATFCYDDNPGLKDEPGRWFTKDCKRKITNLKTDTVGMSSNNIVMVFEMPHYNFDFSRWQQKLVGLVNFEQEDEAGYKPDPTIELTLEARLGYSDESKSGRTPWSLYANSTEIRHMDCETDENTGARHDGYKVDCSIVPLFELGNLYHDYYLLNLRLPENANTKLGRVHEVQLNIIYMNGGFTRVWVSLKTVFFPIIVGIIAWFWRRVFILDRTPALLEYMLFSLGMTLAILDFPIEYFSLYFDMPYMMVFSDIRQGVFYAMLLSFWLVFAGEHMLIQDNGEKNCLKMYWKHLSTIAVGCLSLLIFDLCERGVQLVNPFYSIWATPTGTHFALSFVILAGISASMYFIFLCYMIWRVFKNISIKRSVLPSMSQARRLHYEGIIYRFNFLMLATVICAGVTIVSFILSQVAEGQVKWDDEMDIELSSVIFTGVYGMWNVYICAMLMLYAPSHKQWPSESLTHDGEEVEFSRLPTESVPSEISSLTSFATKASIE; from the exons ATGCCGGGTACGATTTTGGAGAACCTGAGCGGGCGCAAGCTAAACGTATTGGTGGCGATTCTATTGGTTTTTCAAGTGGCTTGTTTCCTCGTTGGATTGATCGCGCCCAGTCCGGCCAATTTCCAGAATATTTACGCGACTTTTTGCTACGACGATAATCCTGGCCTCAAAGATGAACCTGGACGGTGGTTCACCAAAGACTGTAAGAGGAAAATCACCAATCTCAAAACCGACACTGTCGGTATGAGCAGCAATAATATT GTCATGGTGTTTGAAATGCCGCACTATAACTTCGACTTCTCGCGCTGGCAACAGAAGCTGGTCGGCCTAGTGAATTTTGAACAGGAGGATGAGGCCGGTTACAAACCCGATCCGACAATCGAACTAACCCTGGAAGCAAGACTGGGATACAGCGACGAAAGCAAATCGGGCCGTACGCCATGGAGTTTGTACGCAAATTCGACCGAAATCCGCCACATGGACTGTGAAACCGACGAAAACACCGGGGCACGACACGATGGTTACAAGGTCGATTGTTCGATCGTTCCATTGTTCGAGCTGGGCAACTTATACCACGACTATTACCTGTTAAATCTACGTTTGCCTGAGAACGCGAACACCAAGCTGGGGCGCGTGCACGAGGTGCAGCTCAACATAATCTATATGAATGGCGGTTTCACCAGAGTCTGGGTGTCGCTTAAGACCGTATTCTTCCCGATAATTGTGGGCATTATCGCCTGGTTCTGGAGGCGCGTTTTCATCCTGGATCGCACGCCGGCGCTTCTGGAGTATATGCTATTCTCGCTCGGTATGACATTGGCAATTCTAGACTTTCCAATCGAATATTTCAGTTTGTATTTCGACATGCCGTATATGATGGTGTTCAGTGACATCCGGCAAGGCGTTTTTTATGCCATGCTGTTGTCTTTCTGGTTGGTTTTCGCTGGTGAGCACATGTTAATTCAGGATAACGGCGAGAAGAATTGTCTGAAAATGTACTGGAAACATTTAAGCACCATTGCGGTCGGTTGTCtgtctcttttaatttttgatttgtgtGAAAGAGGAGTGCAGCTGGTCAATCCGTTTTACTCCATCTGGGCCACACCGACCGGTACCCATTTCGCATTGTCGTTCGTTATACTGGCAGGAATATCGGCCAGTATGTACTTTATTTTCTTATGTTACATGATCTGGCGCGTGTTCAAGAACATCAGCATCAAACGCTCGGTGCTTCCGAGCATGTCGCAGGCCAGACGATTACACTACGAAGGTATCATTTACAGATTTAACTTCCTAATGCTCGCTACCGTGATCTGCGCCGGAGTCACCATCGTCTCGTTTATTTTGTCACAGGTGGCCGAAGGGCAGGTGAAATGGGACGACGAAATGGACATCGAACTCTCTTCGGTTATTTTTACGGGCGTTTATGGCATGTGGAATGTCTACATTTGCGCCATGCTCATGTTGTATGCACCAAGCCACAAACAGTGGCCAAGCGAGTCGTTGACGCACGACGGCGAGGAGGTGGAGTTCAGCAGGTTGCCCACCGAGTCTGTTCCGAGCGAGATTTCTTCACTTACTTCCTTTGCCACTAAAGCTAGTATTGAATAA
- the LOC109601558 gene encoding NFU1 iron-sulfur cluster scaffold homolog, mitochondrial, translating into MLRNTLKLCYNLSKCTKNNPTTTINIPVKAAQLLSNPVRQISTSNKLMMFIQTQDTPNPNSLKFLPGVPVLEQGQTIDFPNGQAAFCSPLGKLLFRIDGVKSVFLGPDFITITKSDDEVDWKIIKPEIFATIMDFFASGLPILNDATPNSDTQINEDDSEIVQMIKELLDTRIRPTVQEDGGDIIYMGYEDGIVKLKMQGSCSSCPSSVVTLKNGVQNMFQFYIPEVLGVEQVFDKSDEIVEKEFEKVEKMIEVKENSK; encoded by the exons ATGTTGCGCAATACTTTAAAACTGTGCTACAACTTATCGAAATGTACCAAAAACAACCCAACAACTACCATAAA TATCCCGGTTAAAGCGGCTCAACTTTTGTCAAATCCAGTTAGACAAATTTCAACCAGCAACAAATTAATGATGTTTATTCAAACACAAGATACCCCAAATccaaacagtttaaaatttttgcctGGAGTACCAGTTTTAGAACAAGGACAAACCATAGATTTCCCCAATGGACAAGCAGCATTTTGTTCACCTCTTGGCAAACTGTTGTTTAGAATTGATGGCGTCAAAAGTGTATTTTTGGGACCCGATTTCATAACAATTACCAAAAGCGATGATGAAGTTGACTGGAAGATAATCAAACCAGAGATTTTTGCCACAATTATGGACTTTTTCGCAAGCGGTTTGCCGATTTTAAATGATGCTACACCAAATTCAGACACAC aaattaatgaaGATGATTCAGAAATAGTCCAGATGATAAAAGAACTTCTAGATACTAGGATTAGACCAACAGTACAAGAGGACGGAGgtgatataatttatatgggCTATGAGGATGGCATTGTCAAGTTAAAGATGCAGGGATCATGTTCAAGTTGTCCCAGTTCTGTGGtcacattaaaaaatggtgtGCAGAACATGTTCCAGTTTTACATACCAGAAGTACTGGGAGTAGAACAAGTGTTTGATAAATCTGATGAGATTGTAGAGAAAGAATTTGAGAAGGTAGAAAAAATGATTGAAGTTAAAGAGAATAGTAAATAA
- the LOC109607016 gene encoding ras-related protein Rab6-like, translating to MISVSTRDQTKCLKKFKLVFLGEQSVGKTSLITKFMYDNFDTSYHATIGIDFLSKTVYLKDRTIRLQLWDTAGQERFRSLIPSYIRDSSVAVIVYDVTNMISFVQTTKWIEDVRRERGDDVIIVLVGNKIDLDHLREVPREMGAVKAEQENALFIETSAKVGYNIKQLFKRIGEALPEDDDINLGQSEHEIKLSEGDSTEKQCSC from the exons atgattagTGTGTCAACAAGAGATCAGaccaaatgtttaaaaaaatttaagctCGTATTTTTAGGAGAGCAAAGCGTGGGTAAAACCTCTCTAATCACAAAGTTCATGTACGACAATTTTGACACCAGTTACCACGCCACAATAGGCATTGATTTCCTATCTAAAACCGTTTATTTGAAAGACAGAACTATTAGACTTCAACTGTGGGACACTGCAGGACAAGAAAGATTTAG ATCACTTATACCGTCATACATACGAGATTCTTCGGTTGCTGTCATTGTTTACGACGTGACCAACATGATATCGTTTGTCCAAACAACAAAATGGATCGAAGACGTACGTAGAGAACGTGGGGATGATGTAATTATTGTGTTGGTCggcaataaaattgatttagatCATCTGAGGGAAGTTCCGAGGGAAATGGGTGCTGTGAAGGCTGAACAGGAAAATGCGTTATTCATTGAAACCAGTGCGAAAGTtggttacaatataaaacagtTATTCAAGAGAATTGGCGAGGCTTTACCAGAGGACGACGATATTAATTTGGGACAGAGCGAACACGAAATCAAACTGTCCGAGGGCGACAGTACGGAAAAGCAATGTTCTTGTTGA
- the LOC109601566 gene encoding eukaryotic translation initiation factor 4E-binding protein, protein MSASPFARQATDSKAIPTRKVFLNDPSELPSQYSSTPGGTLYSTTPGGTKIVYERNFLMNLKNSPISKTPPTYDIPENLLRGSPNRPSPRNGLHIPKKQYTTPKQNHHDEDQFQIEL, encoded by the exons ATGTCCGCGTCCCCGTTTGCCAGACAGGCGACCGATTCTAAAGCCATTCCCACCAGGAAAGTCTTTTTGAACGATCCCTCCGAACTACCCTCGCAGTATTCGAGCACGCCCGGCGGCACTTTATACTCCACAACGCCTGGTG GAACAAAAATTGTGTACGAAAGGAACTTTCTGATGAACTTGAAGAACTCCCCGATCTCAAAAACGCCACCGACATACGACATTCCCGAGAACCTGCTTAGGGGAAGTCCAAACAGACCGTCACCAAGGAACGGCCTGCACATCCCGAAGAAGCAGTACACCACGCCAAAGCAAAACCATCACGACGAAGACCAATTCCAGATCGAGCTCTAG